Genomic segment of Synechococcus sp. A18-25c:
GCCGTGAGTTACCCCACGTTTTGGGATGACCTCAACAGGCTGCACCATTGAGCCATCCGCTTGGTGAGCTCAGCGCACTGCAGACAGCCGACGGCAGCCTGAGTCTTCATAGCGAGCGGTTTGACGAAGCCTTTCACAGCTCCATTGGTGCACTCGCTGAAGCCAAAGCGAAATTTGTCCGACCTGCCCAACTGGAACGGTTTTGCAGAAAGAGCGTCTTGCGGGTTCTCGATGTGTGTGTCGGGCTCGGCTACAACAGCGCCGCGCTGATGAACGCACTGCCGAAGCAGAGTGCACCAACGCTCCAATGGTGGGGGCTCGAACTGGATCCTCGCCCACTCTCTTTGGCCTTGATGCACGATACGTATCGCGCGCTCTGGTCACCAGACGTGCTGATGCGACTCGAGCAGCTCAACCAAACCAACAGTTGGAGCGAAGAACAATCAGAAGGAACCCTGCTCTGGGGCGATGCCCGCAGCACCCTGCAGAAACTCCCTGAGCACTGGCAGGCGGACTTAATCCTGATGGACGCGTTTTCACCCGGGCGCTGTCCGGAACTTTGGAGTGAAGAGTTTCTCGGCGCACTTGCTAAGCGACTGGCCGTCGGTGGACGACTGTTGACGTATTCCCGATCAGCAGCCATTCGGGGGAGCTTGCGTCGCGCTGGACTGAACTTGCGCTCCCTCCAACCAGCCCCTGGTCAACGGTTGGAATGGAGTTCCGGAACTTTGGCCGCAAAACCGGGAGGATCAGAGCCTCTTGCCGACGCAGGTCCCGGTTGGAAGCCGCTGTGCACGATGGAGGAAGAACATCTGAATACCCGAGCAGCGGTGCCTTATCGAGACCCCAACGGTCACGATGATGCGCAGCAGATTCGAATCAGGCGCGAACAAGAGCAACAAGCCTGCAAGAAAGAAAGCACCAGCCGCTGGCAGAGACGATGGCGACACCGAACTGCAGGAATCGAAAGCAGCTGAATAGACCAAAGCAAGGAAAAGGATGAGCCAGAACATCAGAAGCTCAGACAATCAAAAAGGCCACAAGACCTGCGGTGATCCTTGAGACAACCAATTCACCCGCAGTCCGTAGCAACAGCTATCAGTGAGTAATGATCAAATCCAGTCGTTTCAAACATGATTACCATCATCCATCAAATGGTCGAATCACTCATCGATAAAAACAGTGCCCAGCGGGAATGACAGGCACACTCACCCCGCAAGCGAAGAATCAG
This window contains:
- a CDS encoding tRNA (5-methylaminomethyl-2-thiouridine)(34)-methyltransferase MnmD, which encodes MSHPLGELSALQTADGSLSLHSERFDEAFHSSIGALAEAKAKFVRPAQLERFCRKSVLRVLDVCVGLGYNSAALMNALPKQSAPTLQWWGLELDPRPLSLALMHDTYRALWSPDVLMRLEQLNQTNSWSEEQSEGTLLWGDARSTLQKLPEHWQADLILMDAFSPGRCPELWSEEFLGALAKRLAVGGRLLTYSRSAAIRGSLRRAGLNLRSLQPAPGQRLEWSSGTLAAKPGGSEPLADAGPGWKPLCTMEEEHLNTRAAVPYRDPNGHDDAQQIRIRREQEQQACKKESTSRWQRRWRHRTAGIESS